The DNA sequence GCTGGTGCGTTATGCCCGCAATCGGCAGGGCGAGCCGATACCCGATGCGCTGATTCAGGCCGATATCGCCTGCCGTCAGCCGATGCGTGCCTTTGATGAACGCCATATCCTGCTGGTGCCTTACTTTGAGTGGCAGCTTTATAGCATGGATGATGCCGAGCGCACGCCAGAGGCGATTTTGCAGCTGGCGCGCACCGTTGAGCAGCGTATTCTCGGCATTCATGGCAGCCCGCGCCCAACTATGGCCATTCCGCATTTGCTGTCAATGGAACCGGCGTGCGCTTACCACGGTTATTTGCTGGCGATGATGGCGGTGGAGCAGACGCGCCATTTCTTCTTGCAACGCGATGGCTACCTGACGGATAACCCGGCGATAGGCCCGGACTTGATGCGCCATTACTGGCAGCCCGGCAATAGTCTGACCCATGATGAGACGCTGCGCAGCCTGACCGGTGAAGGGTTTAACCCGGACTATCTTGCCCGCGCCTGTAATTTGACGGTCGAGCAGGCCTGGCACGATGCGCAGCAGAGTATTGAGGCCGCCCGCCGCCGCCCGCAGCCAGCGGCCGATTTCCCGCTTGATGCCCGCATTCGCATTGTCGATGGCGACCAGGTATTGGCTGATAATGCGCTCGGCGATGAGCACATGTGCCAGCGCTTCGCGCAGGTGATTGAAGAAAGCTACCCCGCCAGTTCCTGACCCCACATCGGCAGACGCCACCATAATGGTGGCGTCATACCTTCTGAATATATTCTGCGGCGTTTATCAGCATTTCATATCGCTAAACCGGTACGGCTCTCTCGCGCCAGCGGTGGCCTGCACCTATACTGGTTTGGCAATACTCGCAGTGAAAGTGCCTGTTATTAAAAAAGTTTCACTTAACTGTCATCCGCAGCGATTAGGCTGATGCAGTTTCTTCTTTGTGACAATAAAAAGGACATATCATGCGTTACTCTTCTGTGTTTATGGCTGTTGTCTGCGCACTGACGGCGGTACAGGCGCAAGCCGCTCCTTCGATTGACTCTCCGTTGCAGCAGGTACAGTTGCTGCAAACCACCACCGAAGCCAGCAATAGCGCGCCGGTGATTGAAATGCAGCAAAAAGTGCAACAGCTGTTGCAAAAAGCGCTGCAAGGCAATGCGCCTAAACTGACTCGCGCGGTGCTGGATAAAGCGCCGGATCAGGGGGAGCCGCAGGGGGATATGGCCTGGCTGAAGTCAACGGGCTATAGCTTTAATGCCAAAGATCAGCAACAGGCCAGCGTAAAGCTGCTCGAAGGGTTCAAAACGCTGCCGGAGGCGGTGCTGAAGAAAAATCTGGCAACGGTTGAGCGCATTAACCTTGAGGCGACCTTGCCATTGCGCCAGAAGGCGCTGATTGATGCAGAAAATACCCGTTACCTTTACGCCCTGGCCGAAGCGCTGGGGCCGAAACTGGGCAAGGCGTTTTTGGATGTCTACCAAAAAGGAGACATCGGTAAAGCGGCTGCGTTGATTAAGGCGACCAACGTCAGCACCTCGATGGCGAAAAACACCTTTGATTACCCGCGCCCGTTCCGCCAGAAAGGGAACAGTATTCATCTGGTGGCGGATACCGCCGTCGTGATGGACAATGCGCGCTACACCGCATCCGGTGGGTCGTTCCCCAGCGGCCATACCAACGGCGGGTATAATGATGCGTTGTTGCTGGCGCAAATGCTGCCTGAGCGCTTCGTGCCGTTAATGGATCGCGCGGCGACCTATGGTTATTCCCGGCTGGTGCTGGGGGTGCATTATCCGCTGGATGTGATGGGCGGGCGCATGGCGGCACAGCGCAGTGTGGCGCATTTCCTCAATGACCCGAAATACCGCATGCTGTTTAATGAGGCCAAAGCCCAGTTGCGCGGCGCGCTGGAAAAAGCCTGCGGCACCACGCTTGCCGAGTGCGCCAAACCGCAAGGCAAGAATGACCCATACACTGACCCGGCCATGAAAGCGTTCTACCGCTATACCATGACCTATAACCTGCCGGTGGCGAAAGTTCACGCCGAACCGGTCAAGGTGCCGCAAGGGGCGGAAGTGTTACTGGAAGGCCCGTTGCCGCAATTAAGCGCCGCCCAGCGCCGCGCGTTGATGGCAAAAACCGCGATTGCCGACGGCTACCCGCTCTCGTCAGGTGGCACAGACGCTAACTTCTGGCAGCGCCTGAACCTGCATGATGCGGTGCTGGAGGGGAAAAAACGGCATTAATTCTCAATGATGAAACACTGAAACAGTAAAACAGGAGAGGCGCGGGCCTCTCCTGTCGTTTTCAGCGCTTGATGCTGACGTTATCAAAACTAACGGCACCACCATGGTTGCCATGCGGGTGACTGCCCGAATGTGATGATAAGGTCAGGCCGACGTAGAGCGTATCTGGCATGTTTTGATTGATCTGCTTATTCAGCAGACTCCAGCTCACGCCATCGTATGACACCTGCGAAATAAAGGCGTTGCCGTCACGGGTCAGGCGTAGCCAGAGCGGTTGACTGCCGTCGTCTGATTTGGCGAAGCGGCCTTTATTGCCGGTGGCGCTGCCATCGCGACTACGCCACTGTGACATGGCACCGGCTGAGGCGGTGTAACCGCTCAGGACATACGCGCTGTTGGCGCTCAGGGTGCTGCGCATCATGACGCCGGTTTTGGCATCCGGTGCGCTGTAGCGCAGGTCTATCAGGCGGGCGGTGAGGCTGCCGTCGCCTTTCAGCGTCTGGTAGACGAAGTAGGTGTTGTCTTCTGCGCTCCACATCTCACCATTTTGCGCTTCCAGCGTTAGCACGCCGTTCTCTTCATGGGTTGTGCCTGCGTGCGCCGGTTTGCCGATATCCTGTGTTTTCCAGGCCTCGTCTGGTGCCTGCGCGGGCGGCGTGGTGACACTGACCACATTGGAGTAGGCAGAATCACCGGCCTGATTGTA is a window from the Dickeya lacustris genome containing:
- a CDS encoding acid phosphatase — protein: MRYSSVFMAVVCALTAVQAQAAPSIDSPLQQVQLLQTTTEASNSAPVIEMQQKVQQLLQKALQGNAPKLTRAVLDKAPDQGEPQGDMAWLKSTGYSFNAKDQQQASVKLLEGFKTLPEAVLKKNLATVERINLEATLPLRQKALIDAENTRYLYALAEALGPKLGKAFLDVYQKGDIGKAAALIKATNVSTSMAKNTFDYPRPFRQKGNSIHLVADTAVVMDNARYTASGGSFPSGHTNGGYNDALLLAQMLPERFVPLMDRAATYGYSRLVLGVHYPLDVMGGRMAAQRSVAHFLNDPKYRMLFNEAKAQLRGALEKACGTTLAECAKPQGKNDPYTDPAMKAFYRYTMTYNLPVAKVHAEPVKVPQGAEVLLEGPLPQLSAAQRRALMAKTAIADGYPLSSGGTDANFWQRLNLHDAVLEGKKRH